The following are encoded together in the Carassius auratus strain Wakin chromosome 34, ASM336829v1, whole genome shotgun sequence genome:
- the LOC113053701 gene encoding PTB domain-containing engulfment adapter protein 1 isoform X1, whose product MNRAFNRKKDKSWMHTPEALAKHFIPYNAKFLGHTEVDQPKGTEVVKDAVRKLKFQRHIKKSEGQKIPKVELQISIYGVKILDPKSKEVQHNCQLHRISFCADDKTDKRIFTFICKDSESNKHLCYVFDSEKCAEEITLTIGQAFDLAYKKFLESGGKDVETRKQIGGLQKRIQDLEAENSELKKQLQVLEEQLMIAQVPPLLHINSSNEAYMLQRPSSLFWCHNVTSFSCLEISSVTLTPMSSPDSNLSAGLLTPPPAKPALSKPPSGASVPHPPGSSMSSKTPTDIFDMVPFSPMTPLVPLPASNGSAPQPPAKPTEISKDLFGAEPFDPFTCGAADFPPDIQSKLDEMQEGFKMGLTVEGTVFSLDPLEGRC is encoded by the exons ATGAACCGGgcatttaacagaaaaaaag ATAAATCATGGATGCACACTCCAGAAGCACTGGCCAAGCATTTTATACCATACAATGCCAAG TTTCTGGGGCATACAGAAGTTGATCAACCCAAAGGTACAGAGGTGGTGAAAGATGCCGTCAGAAAGCTCAAG TTTCAGAGACATATTAAGAAGTCAGAGGGACAGAAGATCCCAAAAGTGGAATTACAGATCTCCATCTACGGAGTAAAAATATTAGATCCTAaatcaaaa GAAGTACAGCACAACTGTCAGTTGCACCGGATATCCTTCTGTGCAGATGATAAGACAGACAAAAGGATATTCACATTCATTTGTAAAGATTCAGAGTCCAACAAACATCTCTGCTATGTGTTTGACAGTGAAAAATGT GCAGAAGAGATAACTTTGACCATCGGCCAAGCGTTTGACTTGGCATACAAGAAGTTTCTGGAGTCCGGGGGAAAAGACGTAGAGACTAGGAAACAGATAGGTGGCCTACAGAAAAGA ATTCAAGATCTTGAAGCTGAAAATTCCGAGTTGAAGAAGCAGTTGCAAGTCTTAGAGGAACAGCTGATGATTGCTCAAGTTCCTCCT CTTCTTCACATTAACTCTTCTAATGAGGCCTATATGCTTCAGAGACCCTCATCTCTCTTCTGGTGTCACAACGTGACTTCATTCTCTTGCCTCGAAATTTCTTCTGTTACACTAACGCCAATGAGCTCACCCGACTCTAACCTTTCTGCTGGTCTTCTGACTCCTCCACCTGCTAAACCAGCTTTGTCGAAGCCTCCGAGTGGAGCCAGTGTTCCTCACCCTCCT GGAAGCAGCATGTCCTCGAAGACGCCCACTGACATATTTGACATGGTTCCATTTTCTCCAATGACCCCATTGGTTCCATTACCAGCAAGTAATGGCTCGGCCCCTCAGCCCCCGGCAAAGCCTACAGAGATTA GCAAAGACCTGTTTGGTGCAGAGCCATTTGACCCTTTCACCTGTGGAGCAGCTGACTTTCCTCCTGACATCCAGTCCAAGCTGGATGAAATGCAG GAGGGGTTCAAAATGGGACTAACAGTAGAGGGCACTGTCTTTTCCCTCGATCCACTAGAAGGTCGCTGCTGA
- the LOC113053701 gene encoding PTB domain-containing engulfment adapter protein 1 isoform X4, protein MNRAFNRKKDKSWMHTPEALAKHFIPYNAKFLGHTEVDQPKGTEVVKDAVRKLKFQRHIKKSEGQKIPKVELQISIYGVKILDPKSKEVQHNCQLHRISFCADDKTDKRIFTFICKDSESNKHLCYVFDSEKCAEEITLTIGQAFDLAYKKFLESGGKDVETRKQIGGLQKRIQDLEAENSELKKQLQVLEEQLMIAQVPPGSSMSSKTPTDIFDMVPFSPMTPLVPLPASNGSAPQPPAKPTEISKDLFGAEPFDPFTCGAADFPPDIQSKLDEMQEGFKMGLTVEGTVFSLDPLEGRC, encoded by the exons ATGAACCGGgcatttaacagaaaaaaag ATAAATCATGGATGCACACTCCAGAAGCACTGGCCAAGCATTTTATACCATACAATGCCAAG TTTCTGGGGCATACAGAAGTTGATCAACCCAAAGGTACAGAGGTGGTGAAAGATGCCGTCAGAAAGCTCAAG TTTCAGAGACATATTAAGAAGTCAGAGGGACAGAAGATCCCAAAAGTGGAATTACAGATCTCCATCTACGGAGTAAAAATATTAGATCCTAaatcaaaa GAAGTACAGCACAACTGTCAGTTGCACCGGATATCCTTCTGTGCAGATGATAAGACAGACAAAAGGATATTCACATTCATTTGTAAAGATTCAGAGTCCAACAAACATCTCTGCTATGTGTTTGACAGTGAAAAATGT GCAGAAGAGATAACTTTGACCATCGGCCAAGCGTTTGACTTGGCATACAAGAAGTTTCTGGAGTCCGGGGGAAAAGACGTAGAGACTAGGAAACAGATAGGTGGCCTACAGAAAAGA ATTCAAGATCTTGAAGCTGAAAATTCCGAGTTGAAGAAGCAGTTGCAAGTCTTAGAGGAACAGCTGATGATTGCTCAAGTTCCTCCT GGAAGCAGCATGTCCTCGAAGACGCCCACTGACATATTTGACATGGTTCCATTTTCTCCAATGACCCCATTGGTTCCATTACCAGCAAGTAATGGCTCGGCCCCTCAGCCCCCGGCAAAGCCTACAGAGATTA GCAAAGACCTGTTTGGTGCAGAGCCATTTGACCCTTTCACCTGTGGAGCAGCTGACTTTCCTCCTGACATCCAGTCCAAGCTGGATGAAATGCAG GAGGGGTTCAAAATGGGACTAACAGTAGAGGGCACTGTCTTTTCCCTCGATCCACTAGAAGGTCGCTGCTGA
- the LOC113053701 gene encoding PTB domain-containing engulfment adapter protein 1 isoform X3 translates to MHTPEALAKHFIPYNAKFLGHTEVDQPKGTEVVKDAVRKLKFQRHIKKSEGQKIPKVELQISIYGVKILDPKSKEVQHNCQLHRISFCADDKTDKRIFTFICKDSESNKHLCYVFDSEKCAEEITLTIGQAFDLAYKKFLESGGKDVETRKQIGGLQKRIQDLEAENSELKKQLQVLEEQLMIAQVPPLLHINSSNEAYMLQRPSSLFWCHNVTSFSCLEISSVTLTPMSSPDSNLSAGLLTPPPAKPALSKPPSGASVPHPPGSSMSSKTPTDIFDMVPFSPMTPLVPLPASNGSAPQPPAKPTEISKDLFGAEPFDPFTCGAADFPPDIQSKLDEMQEGFKMGLTVEGTVFSLDPLEGRC, encoded by the exons ATGCACACTCCAGAAGCACTGGCCAAGCATTTTATACCATACAATGCCAAG TTTCTGGGGCATACAGAAGTTGATCAACCCAAAGGTACAGAGGTGGTGAAAGATGCCGTCAGAAAGCTCAAG TTTCAGAGACATATTAAGAAGTCAGAGGGACAGAAGATCCCAAAAGTGGAATTACAGATCTCCATCTACGGAGTAAAAATATTAGATCCTAaatcaaaa GAAGTACAGCACAACTGTCAGTTGCACCGGATATCCTTCTGTGCAGATGATAAGACAGACAAAAGGATATTCACATTCATTTGTAAAGATTCAGAGTCCAACAAACATCTCTGCTATGTGTTTGACAGTGAAAAATGT GCAGAAGAGATAACTTTGACCATCGGCCAAGCGTTTGACTTGGCATACAAGAAGTTTCTGGAGTCCGGGGGAAAAGACGTAGAGACTAGGAAACAGATAGGTGGCCTACAGAAAAGA ATTCAAGATCTTGAAGCTGAAAATTCCGAGTTGAAGAAGCAGTTGCAAGTCTTAGAGGAACAGCTGATGATTGCTCAAGTTCCTCCT CTTCTTCACATTAACTCTTCTAATGAGGCCTATATGCTTCAGAGACCCTCATCTCTCTTCTGGTGTCACAACGTGACTTCATTCTCTTGCCTCGAAATTTCTTCTGTTACACTAACGCCAATGAGCTCACCCGACTCTAACCTTTCTGCTGGTCTTCTGACTCCTCCACCTGCTAAACCAGCTTTGTCGAAGCCTCCGAGTGGAGCCAGTGTTCCTCACCCTCCT GGAAGCAGCATGTCCTCGAAGACGCCCACTGACATATTTGACATGGTTCCATTTTCTCCAATGACCCCATTGGTTCCATTACCAGCAAGTAATGGCTCGGCCCCTCAGCCCCCGGCAAAGCCTACAGAGATTA GCAAAGACCTGTTTGGTGCAGAGCCATTTGACCCTTTCACCTGTGGAGCAGCTGACTTTCCTCCTGACATCCAGTCCAAGCTGGATGAAATGCAG GAGGGGTTCAAAATGGGACTAACAGTAGAGGGCACTGTCTTTTCCCTCGATCCACTAGAAGGTCGCTGCTGA
- the LOC113053701 gene encoding PTB domain-containing engulfment adapter protein 1 isoform X5 has translation MNRAFNRKKDKSWMHTPEALAKHFIPYNAKFLGHTEVDQPKGTEVVKDAVRKLKFQRHIKKSEGQKIPKVELQISIYGVKILDPKSKEVQHNCQLHRISFCADDKTDKRIFTFICKDSESNKHLCYVFDSEKCAEEITLTIGQAFDLAYKKFLESGGKDVETRKQIGGLQKRIQDLEAENSELKKQLQVLEEQLMIAQVPPGSSMSSKTPTDIFDMVPFSPMTPLVPLPASNGSAPQPPAKPTEISKDLFGAEPFDPFTCGAADFPPDIQSKLDEMQRQRWRGSKWD, from the exons ATGAACCGGgcatttaacagaaaaaaag ATAAATCATGGATGCACACTCCAGAAGCACTGGCCAAGCATTTTATACCATACAATGCCAAG TTTCTGGGGCATACAGAAGTTGATCAACCCAAAGGTACAGAGGTGGTGAAAGATGCCGTCAGAAAGCTCAAG TTTCAGAGACATATTAAGAAGTCAGAGGGACAGAAGATCCCAAAAGTGGAATTACAGATCTCCATCTACGGAGTAAAAATATTAGATCCTAaatcaaaa GAAGTACAGCACAACTGTCAGTTGCACCGGATATCCTTCTGTGCAGATGATAAGACAGACAAAAGGATATTCACATTCATTTGTAAAGATTCAGAGTCCAACAAACATCTCTGCTATGTGTTTGACAGTGAAAAATGT GCAGAAGAGATAACTTTGACCATCGGCCAAGCGTTTGACTTGGCATACAAGAAGTTTCTGGAGTCCGGGGGAAAAGACGTAGAGACTAGGAAACAGATAGGTGGCCTACAGAAAAGA ATTCAAGATCTTGAAGCTGAAAATTCCGAGTTGAAGAAGCAGTTGCAAGTCTTAGAGGAACAGCTGATGATTGCTCAAGTTCCTCCT GGAAGCAGCATGTCCTCGAAGACGCCCACTGACATATTTGACATGGTTCCATTTTCTCCAATGACCCCATTGGTTCCATTACCAGCAAGTAATGGCTCGGCCCCTCAGCCCCCGGCAAAGCCTACAGAGATTA GCAAAGACCTGTTTGGTGCAGAGCCATTTGACCCTTTCACCTGTGGAGCAGCTGACTTTCCTCCTGACATCCAGTCCAAGCTGGATGAAATGCAG CGGCAAAGATG GAGGGGTTCAAAATGGGACTAA
- the LOC113053701 gene encoding PTB domain-containing engulfment adapter protein 1 isoform X2: protein MNRAFNRKKDKSWMHTPEALAKHFIPYNAKFLGHTEVDQPKGTEVVKDAVRKLKFQRHIKKSEGQKIPKVELQISIYGVKILDPKSKEVQHNCQLHRISFCADDKTDKRIFTFICKDSESNKHLCYVFDSEKCAEEITLTIGQAFDLAYKKFLESGGKDVETRKQIGGLQKRIQDLEAENSELKKQLQVLEEQLMIAQVPPLLHINSSNEAYMLQRPSSLFWCHNVTSFSCLEISSVTLTPMSSPDSNLSAGLLTPPPAKPALSKPPSGASVPHPPGSSMSSKTPTDIFDMVPFSPMTPLVPLPASNGSAPQPPAKPTEISKDLFGAEPFDPFTCGAADFPPDIQSKLDEMQRQRWRGSKWD from the exons ATGAACCGGgcatttaacagaaaaaaag ATAAATCATGGATGCACACTCCAGAAGCACTGGCCAAGCATTTTATACCATACAATGCCAAG TTTCTGGGGCATACAGAAGTTGATCAACCCAAAGGTACAGAGGTGGTGAAAGATGCCGTCAGAAAGCTCAAG TTTCAGAGACATATTAAGAAGTCAGAGGGACAGAAGATCCCAAAAGTGGAATTACAGATCTCCATCTACGGAGTAAAAATATTAGATCCTAaatcaaaa GAAGTACAGCACAACTGTCAGTTGCACCGGATATCCTTCTGTGCAGATGATAAGACAGACAAAAGGATATTCACATTCATTTGTAAAGATTCAGAGTCCAACAAACATCTCTGCTATGTGTTTGACAGTGAAAAATGT GCAGAAGAGATAACTTTGACCATCGGCCAAGCGTTTGACTTGGCATACAAGAAGTTTCTGGAGTCCGGGGGAAAAGACGTAGAGACTAGGAAACAGATAGGTGGCCTACAGAAAAGA ATTCAAGATCTTGAAGCTGAAAATTCCGAGTTGAAGAAGCAGTTGCAAGTCTTAGAGGAACAGCTGATGATTGCTCAAGTTCCTCCT CTTCTTCACATTAACTCTTCTAATGAGGCCTATATGCTTCAGAGACCCTCATCTCTCTTCTGGTGTCACAACGTGACTTCATTCTCTTGCCTCGAAATTTCTTCTGTTACACTAACGCCAATGAGCTCACCCGACTCTAACCTTTCTGCTGGTCTTCTGACTCCTCCACCTGCTAAACCAGCTTTGTCGAAGCCTCCGAGTGGAGCCAGTGTTCCTCACCCTCCT GGAAGCAGCATGTCCTCGAAGACGCCCACTGACATATTTGACATGGTTCCATTTTCTCCAATGACCCCATTGGTTCCATTACCAGCAAGTAATGGCTCGGCCCCTCAGCCCCCGGCAAAGCCTACAGAGATTA GCAAAGACCTGTTTGGTGCAGAGCCATTTGACCCTTTCACCTGTGGAGCAGCTGACTTTCCTCCTGACATCCAGTCCAAGCTGGATGAAATGCAG CGGCAAAGATG GAGGGGTTCAAAATGGGACTAA